CATGTGGCTCTTGTAGCAGTCAACTTACGGAGTGATGGATTTGAAACTTACAGATGTGACAGAAATCTCTCTATGGGGATGAGTTTAGCAAGGTAACATTTTTGGCGCTAAATTCTTTGTATTGCATACAAAGAACATCATTTTCTTAGATTACAAAAAATGATGCTAATAAAAGATTTAGCATGTTATATTCATCTTATAGTAAAACCAAGTCATCTGTTctttgtaaaagaaaattattgcaatttcaaagattgtttttatttttttcatgaagcATGTCCAAAGTTCTAAAATGTGCAAGCAATGATGATGTCATTACATTGAAAGCTGGGGACAATGCAGACACTGTGACGTTTATGTTTGAATCTCCAAGTAAGTAGAAAATGTTCAATTGGGCATCGCCATGATATTAATTTGTCAGTCTTCGAAAATTATACAAGTGGATTTATATACTTCAGCTAAATTTGAATTACAGTTAACCAACCtgcttttttttccctttttacaGATAATGAGAAAGTATCTGACTACTCATTAAAGCTGCTCGATTTAGACTGTGAACAACTTGGAATTCCTGTAAGTAATCTTAGAAATActaaacctttaaaaatatttcttcaacATTGTTAATGTCATGAAAATCATCAATTAAATAAGAAGTTGCACCAATGTAAATGTTTGACTGCTTCTATTGTTGAGATGAAATAAAATCAGATTGTAGAAATGCAGAAAAAATCTCGTCAAAATTCCCGGTGTTCTGTCTGAATGTTGtatccattaaaaaaatttcatctaTTTTGCAGGACACTGAATACAGCTGTGTTGTCAAGATGCCCTCCCACGAGTTTCAGAGaatctgcagagatttgagtcAAATTGGAGAATCCATGGTCATCTGTTGTACAAAGGAAGGAGTCAAATTCTCTGCCAGTGGAGATCTAGGCACAGGTTGGTACAGAGTTTGTaataacaattttcaaaaatttttggtGACATTATTTCTTTCAGTGCTGAGAAATAGTTTCTAGAATTGTTTAACTCAACAATTTATGTTCTTTATAATAACAGGAAATGTTAAGTTGGCCCAAAATGCAAGTGCAGATAAAGAGGAAGAAGCTGTCATCATTGAAATGAACCAAGCTGTGACCTTGACTTTTGCCCTCAGATACCTCAACTTCTTTACTAAGGCTACCCCCCTCTCTGCTCAGGTCAGCCTGTCCATGTCACAAGATGTCCCTCTGGGTAGGTATTCATTTCATAGACTGACATTTCATCCACAGACTGGCAATTCATGTACAGTATTGTGAACAATTCTTATTCATTTAGCTCACTATTTATATCGTATTTTCAGTGGTTGAATACAAAATTGCTGACATGGGATTCCTAAGATACTACCTAGCTCCAAAGATCGAAGAAACTGATGACTGAGGAACAAACTTGTTTTGTGATAACAACATTATTGACTGAAGTGCTTCAGACATGGCAAAGACTTTTATACATATTAGTACACATCAATCctgtaataaaatgttatgtaatttcttttgctttattttcattgtttcaGTGCCAGTACCTACACTTGCCTGTGTCGAACAGTTAGCATTATTTGATGGACTACTTCTATGTCTgaattattttaagattgagttatcttcccttgggGGGCTTtgccattttaaaaatcttgcgTTTTAAAAGATGACACTATATGACCATCGTAATGGTACCTTGAAACTGATTTATTATAGCTTTGCTTGGGAGTTTAATAGCTGTGGGAGTATAAATGTGGTCAAACTTCTCATCATCATTTAATTTCCTCTGATTTTGGATAATGATAAATGTATATGTGTAGTTTCATCGCCGggaagaaattatttttagctcacctgaaccgaaggttcaagtgagcttttctgatcacccgtcgtccgtccgtctgtaaacttttcacattttcatcttcttctcaaaaaccactgggccaaatttggtacaaagcatccttaaggAAAGAGGATTatcaattgttaaaataaagggcacagcccttttcaaaagggagataattgcgaaacagtaagtatagggtgcatgtctttaaaaatcttcttctcaagaaccactgcaccagaaatccaatatttacacaaaaacttgtatatatagtgaagattctaaattgtaaaaatcgtgaccctcggaccaaaactggggccccaggcggggttcaaagtttaacatagaaatacataggaaaatgtttaaaaaatcttcttctcaagaaccactgcaccagaaatgacaatatttacacaaaagcttgtatacatagtgaagattttaaattgtaaaaatcgtgacccacgtaccaaaactggggccccaggcggggttcaaatttaacatagaaatacataggaaaatgttttaaaaatcttattctcaagaaccactgcaccagaaatgccaatatttacacaaaagcttgtatgtataatgaaaattctaaattgtagaaatcgtgaccctcggaccaaaactggggccccaggcggggttcaaagtttaacatagaactacatatgaaaaatgtttaaaaattttcttctcaagaaccacttcacaaaaaatgacaatacatacacaaaaggtt
This portion of the Magallana gigas chromosome 7, xbMagGiga1.1, whole genome shotgun sequence genome encodes:
- the LOC105341104 gene encoding proliferating cell nuclear antigen, coding for MFEARLVQGSLLKKLMEAIRDLIPEAIWDCSGTGITLQAMDNSHVALVAVNLRSDGFETYRCDRNLSMGMSLASMSKVLKCASNDDVITLKAGDNADTVTFMFESPNNEKVSDYSLKLLDLDCEQLGIPDTEYSCVVKMPSHEFQRICRDLSQIGESMVICCTKEGVKFSASGDLGTGNVKLAQNASADKEEEAVIIEMNQAVTLTFALRYLNFFTKATPLSAQVSLSMSQDVPLVVEYKIADMGFLRYYLAPKIEETDD